The proteins below come from a single Candidatus Hydrogenedens sp. genomic window:
- a CDS encoding RNA-binding protein has protein sequence MNIFVGNLPYSSTEQQLEEMFGRYGKVDSARIISDRNTRRSRGFAFVEMPDDNEAKSAIEALNGTSLGGRELKVNEARPKEEFAPRRNRNRYRQ, from the coding sequence GTGAATATTTTTGTAGGAAATCTGCCGTATTCATCTACCGAACAACAATTAGAAGAAATGTTCGGAAGATACGGCAAAGTGGACTCTGCGCGAATCATTTCTGACCGTAATACGCGTAGGTCTCGTGGCTTTGCGTTTGTAGAAATGCCTGATGACAATGAGGCAAAATCAGCAATCGAAGCACTCAACGGTACCAGTTTAGGTGGAAGAGAACTTAAAGTTAACGAAGCCAGACCGAAGGAGGAATTTGCACCGCGCAGAAATCGTAATCGTTACAGACAATAA